Proteins encoded by one window of Rhinoderma darwinii isolate aRhiDar2 unplaced genomic scaffold, aRhiDar2.hap1 Scaffold_535, whole genome shotgun sequence:
- the IAPP gene encoding islet amyloid polypeptide: MGPSVLSLVLVLSVALSCLDAAPTNRLKITEVSNGKGRKMMTLQRGHRGPTPGTEPPAREKRSQMEKRRCNTATCVTQRLADFLVRSSSNYGPIFAPTNVGSYTYGKRDIVGLLRRESFDYIQN; this comes from the exons ATGGGCCCCTCGGTGCTGAGCCTCGTCCTCGTCCTGTCTGTGGCCCTCAGCTGCCTGGACGCGGCCCCCACAAACAG ATTGAAAATCACCGAAGTCTCTAATGGGAAAGGAAGAAAGATGATGACCCTGCAGAGGGGGCACCGCGGCCCCACCCCGGGCACCGAGCCCCCCGCCCGGGAGAAGAG gagtcagatggagaagagaagatgTAACACGGCGACTTGCGTCACGCAGCGTTTGGCTGACTTCCTGGTGCGATCAAGCAGCAATTACGGTCCGATCTTTGCGCCTACAAACGTGGGGTCCTACACTTACGGCAAAAGGGACATCGTTGGTCTTCTACGGCGAGAATCCTTCGACTATatccagaattag